Proteins found in one Streptococcus iniae genomic segment:
- a CDS encoding discoidin domain-containing protein, which yields MKWLNSFLVATLLLQSVSLGVVGVQADEKTAFSEIEVHVTQKGVYNDQKMDSLTFRPLTEALSGQTVRIYPDNTRQEFLGLGGAMTESSAYNIAGLTEEQQNAIYQAYFSEEGAHYSLLRSSIGSADFSIKSYSYDDTESPDPNLEHFSIADDHDFVIPGIKRAQSYRSDLKLFAAPWAPPAWMKKSGVRRGQTGTAAVNLIDNSLKPEYYDSYAHYFVKYLQAYAKEGIPVYSISLQNEAQNNPKWEATTWNSAQAADFIGNYLGPALEKNNLDPKVLVWDWDKGNDSMHGEGFIKYNLSLLQNDKARKYIDGIAFHWYAGDIWHEIAGKPMWSRDFYSLDAVKAKYPDIDLYATEACQEKGAWFNSFDPADRYIYDILNDFEHGTKSWIDWNLVLDHSGGPTQGVSNPVHAPILLDEHKNIVFQPSYYILKRLSQEIQPGSVSIESYSDTAIEKTAVKQADGSRVVFLGNVSDLAKTVNLVEGNAFTQVRLEPHSLTSLKYKPLDTTPQEPSDPTRPVFEKTSKMKPVAATASSYERNPIKNYEASSAIDESLDTRWASDWKDEESILFDLGESQYVNRLEFLFENNYNAKYSIWVSEDGQDFRQVSSISKNQFQTPNVNIDFPATKARYIKLQGEERANRYGYSIYNVLVTTLIERK from the coding sequence ATGAAATGGTTAAACAGTTTTTTAGTTGCTACCTTGCTCTTACAGTCTGTATCTCTGGGTGTTGTTGGGGTTCAGGCAGATGAGAAGACTGCTTTTAGTGAGATTGAAGTGCATGTCACCCAAAAAGGTGTTTATAATGATCAAAAAATGGATTCCTTAACCTTTCGACCTCTTACGGAAGCTTTATCTGGTCAGACTGTTCGCATTTATCCAGACAATACGCGTCAGGAATTTCTGGGTCTGGGTGGGGCAATGACGGAATCTTCTGCTTATAATATTGCAGGCTTAACTGAAGAGCAGCAAAATGCTATTTATCAGGCCTACTTTTCTGAGGAGGGAGCCCATTATTCCTTGCTGAGGTCCTCAATTGGTTCGGCTGATTTTTCTATTAAATCTTACAGTTATGATGATACAGAGTCGCCAGATCCTAATTTAGAACACTTTAGCATTGCTGATGATCATGATTTTGTTATTCCGGGCATCAAGCGTGCACAGTCTTATCGTTCTGATTTGAAATTGTTTGCAGCACCTTGGGCACCTCCTGCTTGGATGAAAAAAAGCGGCGTCAGACGTGGTCAAACTGGAACAGCTGCTGTTAATTTAATTGATAATTCGCTAAAACCAGAATACTATGACAGTTACGCTCATTATTTTGTCAAGTATTTACAAGCTTATGCTAAAGAAGGGATTCCAGTTTACTCTATTTCACTTCAAAATGAAGCTCAAAATAATCCGAAATGGGAAGCAACGACCTGGAACTCTGCACAAGCTGCCGATTTTATTGGCAATTATTTAGGCCCTGCCTTAGAAAAAAATAATTTGGATCCTAAAGTGTTGGTTTGGGATTGGGATAAGGGAAATGATAGCATGCATGGTGAAGGCTTTATTAAGTATAACCTTTCTCTCTTGCAAAATGACAAAGCCCGAAAATATATTGATGGTATTGCTTTTCACTGGTATGCTGGAGATATTTGGCATGAAATTGCTGGAAAACCAATGTGGTCACGAGATTTCTACAGTTTGGATGCGGTTAAAGCAAAATATCCCGATATTGACCTTTATGCAACAGAAGCTTGTCAAGAAAAAGGAGCATGGTTTAACAGTTTTGACCCTGCTGACCGTTATATTTATGATATTTTGAATGACTTTGAGCATGGAACAAAATCCTGGATTGATTGGAATCTTGTTTTAGACCATAGTGGTGGACCAACTCAAGGAGTGTCTAATCCAGTGCATGCTCCAATTCTTTTAGATGAACATAAGAATATTGTTTTTCAACCTTCTTACTATATCTTGAAACGCTTGAGTCAAGAGATACAGCCGGGTTCAGTTAGCATCGAGTCTTACTCAGATACAGCTATTGAAAAAACAGCTGTTAAACAGGCGGATGGTAGTCGTGTCGTCTTTTTAGGAAATGTTTCAGATCTTGCTAAAACCGTTAATCTTGTTGAGGGAAATGCTTTTACACAAGTTAGGTTAGAGCCACATTCTCTAACAAGTTTGAAATACAAACCCTTGGATACAACTCCTCAAGAGCCGTCAGATCCGACTAGGCCAGTATTTGAAAAAACCAGCAAGATGAAACCAGTTGCAGCAACAGCTAGCAGTTATGAACGAAATCCAATCAAAAATTATGAAGCAAGCTCAGCTATTGATGAGAGTTTAGATACCCGTTGGGCAAGTGATTGGAAAGATGAGGAATCCATTTTATTTGACTTGGGAGAAAGTCAGTATGTTAACAGATTAGAATTTCTTTTTGAAAATAATTATAATGCTAAATATTCTATTTGGGTCTCTGAAGATGGACAAGATTTTAGACAAGTGTCATCAATATCCAAAAACCAATTTCAAACACCAAATGTCAATATTGACTTTCCAGCAACTAAAGCTCGCTATATAAAATTGCAAGGGGAAGAACGGGCTAATCGTTATGGTTATTCCATTTATAATGTCTTAGTAACGACACTAATAGAGAGAAAATGA
- a CDS encoding WXG100 family type VII secretion target — protein sequence MAQIKLTPEELRTSAQKYTSGSQQITDVLNQLTQEQAVIDENWDGSAFDSFEAQFNELSPKIQQFAQLLEDINQQLLKVADVVEQTDADIASQING from the coding sequence ATGGCACAAATTAAACTTACTCCAGAAGAACTGCGCACATCAGCTCAAAAATACACATCAGGCTCACAACAAATCACAGATGTTCTTAATCAATTAACACAAGAACAAGCTGTTATCGATGAGAACTGGGATGGTAGTGCTTTTGATAGCTTTGAAGCACAATTTAATGAATTATCACCAAAAATTCAACAATTTGCACAATTGTTAGAAGATATCAATCAACAATTGCTTAAAGTTGCTGATGTGGTTGAACAAACAGATGCTGACATTGCTTCTCAAATTAACGGATAA
- a CDS encoding EsaB/YukD family protein produces MKNTHINITLDMEGQSRDLRLPVKITVKQLITELDHIFNVRKNRQKYQLKVTNKGILLGENDLLSQYPITNGDRIMIEESK; encoded by the coding sequence ATGAAGAATACACACATTAATATCACACTTGATATGGAGGGACAATCACGTGATTTAAGGCTTCCAGTCAAGATTACTGTTAAGCAGTTGATTACGGAGTTGGATCATATTTTTAATGTGAGAAAAAACCGCCAAAAATATCAGTTGAAAGTGACAAACAAGGGGATTTTGTTGGGAGAAAATGATCTCTTATCACAATATCCTATTACCAATGGCGATAGAATTATGATAGAGGAGAGCAAGTAA
- the esaA gene encoding type VII secretion protein EsaA: MKVRKNVRIVWYIVAVILLLGAIVRLNLAIQANNEKGSLAADAHRQTKLDIALVNEDQSIVSGPNVYNLGTSYVKSIERDDSQNWSVVSRGTAENGLKKGDYQLMLIIPSDFSKKVLDIDNSSADRSIVTYKINTAGNLELEKEATKKGKDIVADLNSQLVDMYMASILSNLYTAQQNVQSMMDVQTGNVSTYQKNLYHSATDFQNIFPALLAQSGSSVTANDALKKSLDSYSSMYDGLTEAQTGFTTSLSKLLEKRAQDKISYEDFTQNLIQMGDLQKQIQPIVQEMQVNQSELMEMMSKVYKEADADGNEGESTLKSARQTLEELHKTLLKHQSDINENNEKLETFVKEALATYFDQRHIDDDLTLADFLKKEGNSSQSANAFEKATDNMVTKSLTVLPDSNPANLYGMPSEELSNITFDSGLADATGLITGRRNSLARELKENFDAREAAKAAVANINLPSNNQGAGTQTFAISSESPQVQITSWTVNGESNPSTISSNQENQITVNYNYVADSSNASTTTSASKFTVTIGQMVSTVSSDDSQKQEAYRNAEAAYQRSLQKVIDAYNTAGSLMSQYYHIGQDGKLNSLTSDFLNQSVKELLTNLLTQSIKGYLTNPDSVQSEGRIKALLSELENNQEILVEQLASVSTNSRIVSQKITDSLAELDNLLKTSKTVEAKNTEVGNADEATTTSIQTLSSQLEALKETTTGAKELAKSNSEEASQVNTIFSSFNKDVESAQDTGKKLSADAGDLMVAFEKELANNGNFVDSFSKVFNSAYQNGVPNNVLLDFLAQPVTENASSVKATVNVYRPFTWILLLEVVSLFTAYIFATQNLLKKLTNRYTVNKFLETDFLNVGIISALALISGLVLGTVSSNSLNVTRELVPSWTLLIVLFSFLLVHSQYFLLKNLKAIGMGLSLFMIISFVYLSNAIGTVATVKGFPKILKNSNPLSVLEGKLSAYFDSTSVGFTFLAGIAVLIIALIVANIFITLRLETKAKEH; encoded by the coding sequence ATGAAGGTTAGAAAAAACGTAAGGATTGTATGGTATATTGTTGCAGTCATCTTGCTCTTAGGCGCAATTGTTCGACTGAATTTGGCCATTCAAGCCAATAATGAAAAAGGCTCATTAGCAGCAGATGCTCACAGACAAACAAAACTCGATATTGCACTTGTCAATGAAGATCAGAGTATTGTTTCAGGGCCAAATGTCTACAATTTAGGCACAAGCTACGTCAAATCAATTGAACGTGATGATAGTCAAAACTGGTCCGTTGTTAGCCGTGGTACTGCTGAAAATGGTCTCAAAAAAGGTGATTACCAATTGATGCTTATCATTCCAAGTGATTTTTCAAAAAAAGTTCTTGATATTGATAATAGTAGTGCTGATAGATCAATTGTTACTTATAAAATTAATACTGCTGGTAACCTTGAATTGGAAAAAGAAGCGACTAAAAAAGGAAAAGATATTGTTGCTGATTTAAATAGCCAATTAGTTGACATGTATATGGCAAGTATTCTAAGTAACCTCTATACAGCTCAACAAAATGTGCAATCAATGATGGATGTGCAAACAGGTAATGTTTCAACCTATCAAAAGAACCTCTACCATTCAGCGACAGATTTTCAGAATATTTTCCCAGCTTTATTAGCACAATCAGGAAGTTCAGTAACAGCCAATGACGCCTTGAAAAAATCTCTGGATTCTTACAGTTCCATGTATGATGGGTTAACAGAAGCTCAAACCGGTTTCACGACAAGTTTGTCAAAACTATTGGAAAAAAGAGCTCAGGATAAAATTTCTTATGAAGATTTTACACAAAATTTAATCCAAATGGGAGATCTACAAAAACAAATTCAACCAATTGTTCAAGAGATGCAAGTTAATCAATCTGAATTAATGGAAATGATGTCTAAAGTTTATAAGGAAGCAGATGCAGATGGTAATGAAGGAGAGTCTACACTTAAAAGTGCAAGGCAAACATTAGAAGAACTCCACAAGACCTTATTGAAACATCAGTCAGACATTAATGAGAATAATGAAAAGTTAGAAACTTTTGTAAAAGAAGCCTTGGCTACTTATTTTGACCAGAGGCATATTGATGACGACCTAACCTTGGCAGATTTCTTAAAGAAAGAAGGCAATTCCTCTCAATCAGCTAATGCCTTTGAAAAAGCAACGGATAACATGGTCACTAAAAGTTTAACAGTTTTACCAGATAGCAATCCAGCCAATCTATATGGTATGCCATCAGAGGAATTAAGCAACATTACTTTTGATTCTGGCCTAGCTGATGCAACAGGATTAATTACGGGTCGTCGCAATAGTCTGGCAAGAGAATTAAAAGAGAACTTTGATGCGCGTGAAGCTGCAAAAGCAGCAGTGGCAAACATAAACCTTCCAAGTAATAATCAGGGAGCTGGTACACAGACGTTTGCTATCTCTTCAGAGTCACCACAGGTGCAAATCACATCTTGGACTGTAAATGGTGAGTCTAATCCAAGCACCATTTCATCAAATCAAGAAAACCAAATCACTGTTAATTATAACTATGTAGCTGATTCATCAAATGCTTCTACAACTACCAGTGCTTCTAAATTTACAGTAACCATTGGTCAAATGGTATCAACGGTATCAAGTGATGACAGTCAAAAACAAGAAGCTTATCGTAATGCTGAAGCAGCCTACCAAAGAAGTTTACAAAAAGTTATTGATGCCTACAACACGGCAGGATCTTTAATGAGCCAATATTACCATATTGGCCAAGATGGTAAACTGAATAGTTTGACATCAGATTTCCTTAATCAAAGTGTTAAAGAACTCCTCACCAACCTACTAACTCAAAGCATTAAGGGTTACCTGACCAACCCAGATAGTGTCCAATCAGAAGGACGAATTAAGGCATTGCTTTCTGAACTAGAAAATAACCAAGAAATATTAGTGGAACAATTAGCATCTGTTTCTACTAATAGTAGAATTGTTTCGCAAAAAATTACAGACAGTTTAGCAGAATTAGACAATCTCTTGAAAACAAGTAAGACCGTTGAGGCTAAAAATACTGAAGTTGGAAATGCTGATGAAGCAACCACAACAAGCATCCAAACACTCAGCAGCCAACTAGAAGCCTTAAAAGAAACAACAACAGGTGCTAAAGAGTTAGCTAAAAGTAATAGTGAAGAAGCCAGTCAAGTGAATACAATCTTCTCAAGCTTTAATAAGGATGTTGAGAGTGCTCAAGATACTGGTAAAAAATTATCAGCTGATGCTGGTGATTTAATGGTGGCCTTTGAAAAAGAATTGGCTAATAATGGTAATTTTGTTGATTCCTTTAGCAAGGTCTTTAATTCTGCCTATCAAAATGGCGTGCCAAACAATGTATTGCTTGATTTCTTAGCGCAGCCGGTAACAGAAAATGCCTCATCGGTAAAAGCAACTGTTAATGTTTACCGTCCATTTACCTGGATTCTTCTCTTAGAAGTGGTTAGCCTTTTCACTGCTTATATCTTTGCAACACAAAACCTTCTCAAAAAACTAACCAACCGTTACACCGTTAACAAGTTCTTGGAAACAGACTTCCTTAATGTAGGCATCATTTCAGCTTTAGCCTTGATCAGCGGCCTTGTTTTAGGAACTGTTTCAAGCAATAGTTTAAATGTGACCCGTGAATTGGTACCATCATGGACACTACTAATTGTTCTCTTTAGTTTCCTACTTGTTCATAGCCAATATTTCCTTTTGAAAAACCTAAAAGCTATTGGGATGGGGCTATCTCTTTTCATGATTATTAGCTTTGTTTACTTATCAAATGCTATCGGAACAGTGGCAACCGTCAAAGGTTTCCCTAAAATCTTAAAAAATAGCAATCCATTATCAGTTTTAGAAGGAAAATTATCAGCCTACTTTGATAGCACTTCTGTTGGCTTTACCTTCCTTGCGGGAATTGCTGTGCTGATTATTGCATTAATTGTTGCCAATATTTTTATTACCTTACGACTTGAAACAAAAGCAAAAGAACACTAA
- the essB gene encoding type VII secretion protein EssB: protein MAENTFVFENQDFNVDKDSNLWKLSLKRSEVGTQQLQQLQLLEIKHPLLMPMTTAVDADTIQFQFESEDHGLSFDTIKSQTLAEQLRFALNVLDLEQALTLPVHFILHPENLFYTKNATAKIAYRSLPEIMVPREFGKDEFLYQYKCFLYALFTDNDFSDLYNGSITVVDAPAFLKTLYQIESLSDMRQALLEDYKAKQEEEEHTLIKVSKIKHKVYKQATIWLGALSAVFVIPLVYLVFIHNPFKEKMLEADTSYIKVDYNQVIDKLENVTLARLPYTQKYELAYSYIHGMSFSDDQRDVILNNVTLKTDELYLDYWINIGRGFHDDAIDAAKRLDDSDLIIYALVQKMDQVRKDNSLSGTDRESQLSELQSQYDKYWKDRKTNLTEEKQKSDSQSTDKSGAESSTAATSSTSSSSSDSK from the coding sequence ATGGCAGAAAATACATTTGTATTTGAGAATCAAGATTTTAACGTTGATAAAGACAGCAACCTTTGGAAGCTGTCTTTAAAGCGTTCTGAGGTTGGGACGCAACAATTGCAACAGTTGCAGTTGTTAGAAATTAAACACCCACTCTTAATGCCAATGACAACAGCAGTTGATGCAGATACCATCCAATTCCAATTTGAAAGTGAAGACCATGGCTTGAGTTTTGACACAATAAAGTCTCAAACTTTGGCTGAACAATTGCGCTTTGCTTTGAATGTTTTAGACTTAGAGCAGGCTCTTACTTTACCTGTTCATTTTATCTTGCATCCAGAAAACCTCTTTTACACAAAGAATGCTACAGCCAAAATTGCCTACCGTAGTTTACCAGAAATTATGGTTCCAAGAGAATTTGGCAAAGATGAATTTCTCTATCAATACAAATGTTTCCTTTACGCTCTCTTTACAGATAATGATTTTAGTGATCTTTATAATGGTTCTATTACTGTCGTTGATGCACCAGCTTTTTTAAAAACTCTCTATCAGATAGAGTCTCTTAGCGACATGAGACAAGCCTTGTTAGAGGATTATAAAGCAAAACAAGAAGAAGAAGAACATACTTTAATCAAGGTTTCTAAAATCAAGCACAAGGTATACAAACAAGCGACAATCTGGTTAGGTGCCTTGTCAGCTGTCTTTGTGATTCCATTAGTCTATCTTGTCTTTATTCATAACCCTTTCAAAGAAAAAATGCTTGAAGCAGATACTTCTTACATTAAAGTTGACTACAATCAAGTCATTGATAAATTGGAAAATGTAACATTAGCACGCTTGCCTTACACTCAAAAATACGAACTCGCCTATTCTTACATTCACGGCATGTCATTTTCAGATGATCAAAGAGATGTCATTTTAAATAATGTTACTTTAAAAACAGATGAGCTCTATCTTGATTACTGGATTAATATTGGTCGTGGCTTCCATGATGATGCTATTGATGCGGCTAAACGTTTGGATGATTCTGACTTGATTATCTATGCTCTTGTGCAAAAAATGGATCAAGTACGTAAAGATAATAGCTTGTCAGGAACAGACAGAGAAAGTCAATTATCTGAATTACAGAGTCAATATGACAAATACTGGAAAGACCGTAAGACAAATTTAACAGAAGAAAAACAAAAGTCAGACAGTCAAAGTACTGACAAAAGTGGTGCAGAGTCTTCTACTGCAGCAACTTCTTCTACAAGCTCAAGCAGTTCAGACAGTAAGTAG
- the essA gene encoding type VII secretion protein EssA has translation MRFKGLMLQLFLLLFLASPVLADDLKDNTIQFDTKRIETEQDKQQGNEQSQLISGLFDKKSNDKMKDVQKSKEKAQEKQRESLFQKSSINSRQSQTKQLFVSRDQEQAKAKYLKSDTQIEETRNYRPTVLYLTLIVLILIVASLLSMKIRENDEEYTH, from the coding sequence ATGAGATTTAAAGGACTGATGCTACAATTATTTCTCCTTCTTTTTCTCGCGTCACCTGTCTTGGCTGATGATTTAAAAGATAACACGATTCAATTTGACACCAAAAGAATTGAAACAGAACAAGATAAGCAACAAGGAAATGAACAATCTCAATTAATCAGTGGTCTTTTTGATAAAAAAAGCAATGACAAAATGAAAGACGTTCAAAAGTCCAAAGAAAAAGCTCAAGAAAAACAAAGAGAGAGCCTGTTTCAAAAATCATCAATAAATAGTAGACAATCACAAACCAAACAGTTATTTGTTAGTCGCGACCAAGAACAAGCCAAAGCCAAATACTTAAAGAGTGATACACAGATAGAGGAAACAAGGAACTATAGACCAACTGTCCTCTATCTGACTCTTATTGTTCTTATCTTGATTGTTGCAAGTTTATTAAGCATGAAAATAAGGGAAAATGATGAAGAATACACACATTAA